Proteins encoded within one genomic window of bacterium:
- a CDS encoding FHA domain-containing protein → MRVRIVIKSLSQPTQPPKTLDFSSLPITLGREESNNVVLPSKNVSRNHAIIIDKGGNEFYLKDQGSFIGTILNQRMILPNQDIPLLSDDVITIGDFELQVKIEDFDSTPPESNSNSNKDISIKDILSILPKRGHITIRVLNGPDKDKSFSFTENSEELLIGRDLKCHLVLTDATVSRHHAKISLDWGGEATIVDLNSKNGTTLNNEPLTPEKYYHLKDRDYITLGLSTQLVYCNPRESVLPPIKPHYPDKEDEKEKPSETEKDKLPEPKIVTPPPGSKEILLSRKLSPLEITFLVTAIIFLTGGIIFSIIFFRLFFK, encoded by the coding sequence ATGAGAGTTAGAATTGTAATTAAATCTTTATCGCAACCAACGCAACCACCAAAAACCCTTGATTTTTCATCCCTGCCTATCACTTTGGGACGAGAAGAGTCTAATAATGTGGTTTTGCCCAGCAAAAATGTTTCTCGAAATCATGCTATAATTATTGATAAGGGGGGCAATGAATTTTATCTAAAAGACCAGGGCAGTTTTATTGGTACTATCCTAAATCAGAGAATGATCCTCCCTAACCAGGATATTCCTCTTTTGAGTGATGATGTGATTACAATTGGAGATTTTGAACTTCAGGTCAAGATAGAAGATTTTGACTCTACCCCTCCAGAGAGTAATAGTAATAGTAATAAAGATATATCTATTAAAGATATCTTGTCTATTTTACCTAAAAGGGGACACATAACTATTAGAGTTTTAAATGGGCCAGATAAAGATAAATCTTTTTCCTTCACAGAAAATTCAGAGGAATTATTGATTGGACGTGATTTAAAATGTCACCTGGTTCTTACAGATGCCACTGTTTCTCGACACCATGCTAAGATTTCCTTAGACTGGGGTGGTGAAGCAACTATAGTTGACCTGAATAGTAAAAATGGAACGACACTTAATAATGAACCTCTAACACCTGAGAAGTATTATCACCTAAAAGATAGGGACTATATTACTCTTGGTCTATCGACGCAATTAGTCTACTGTAATCCCCGAGAAAGTGTCCTACCTCCAATAAAGCCACATTATCCAGATAAAGAAGATGAGAAAGAGAAACCGTCTGAAACAGAGAAAGATAAACTGCCTGAACCCAAAATAGTAACACCTCCTCCAGGCAGTAAGGAAATATTACTATCACGAAAACTTTCACCTCTGGAGATAACTTTTTTAGTCACAGCAATAATTTTTCTTACTGGTGGTATTATCTTTTCTATTATCTTTTTTCGATTATTTTTCAAATAA
- the sctV gene encoding type III secretion system export apparatus subunit SctV codes for MFNKINLSADKFSLTNIKNLLLEGDIVGILTRYSDILLAFLVTSIIGLLIIPIHPRIMDILLTLNITIAVTILLVAIYLQSPIKLSVFPSILLITTLFRLGLNVSSTRLILLYAYAGEVINAFGNFVVAGNYVVGAVIFLIITIIQFIVISKGSERVAEVAARFSLDAMPGKQMSIDADMRAGVINVTEAKHLRNELARESQFYGSMDGAMKFVKGDAIAGIIIAIINIIGGLTIGTLQMGMDLTEALETFTILTIGDGLVSQIPALIISISAGMVVTRVASEEVTSNLGKDIGMQILTQPKPMAIVAALLFGFAIIPGLPFFPFFLLSLVTAAIALGLFKTNKIQAEKMKLEKQLKPAQVEEQKGGFLPVSPLVLEVSESLTPLVDSQSDGGIFLNETIPKMREILFYETGVQFPPIRIRGGNTNLAPEMYVIKINEVPLITGRMRPGMCLVNEESATLKLLNIPADETINPADGSSVCWISEEQKEIVRKAGYKVWETTEIMVLHLNGVLRRYSYEFLGLQEVKTILENTEKVYPAVVETVVPKIINLLQLTDILQRLLQEDISIRDMRTILQSIAEWGAVEKDTVMLTEYVRQGLKRYITHKYTAGKEILFVYLLDPQIEEMVSNAIQHTPSGNYLALVPEITYEILDAIKKEIQNLPATAQKPVILTSQEIRRYVRKLVEIQFPHLAVLSYQELTPEITIQPLGRIKIK; via the coding sequence ATGTTTAATAAAATAAATCTATCCGCGGATAAGTTTTCTCTAACAAATATCAAAAATCTTTTATTAGAAGGGGATATAGTTGGTATTCTAACTCGATACAGTGATATTCTCTTAGCTTTTTTAGTGACAAGTATTATTGGGTTGCTCATTATTCCAATTCATCCTCGAATAATGGATATTTTACTCACCTTAAATATTACTATTGCTGTGACCATTCTCCTGGTAGCTATCTACTTACAGAGCCCTATTAAGTTAAGCGTCTTCCCCAGTATCCTTTTGATAACCACACTATTTCGTTTAGGTCTAAATGTTTCCAGTACCAGATTAATTCTGCTTTATGCTTATGCAGGAGAAGTAATTAATGCCTTTGGTAATTTTGTGGTAGCGGGTAATTATGTAGTTGGTGCAGTGATTTTTCTCATCATTACCATTATTCAATTCATAGTTATTTCTAAGGGGTCTGAACGGGTAGCTGAGGTAGCGGCTAGATTTTCCTTAGATGCTATGCCTGGTAAGCAGATGAGTATTGATGCCGATATGAGGGCTGGGGTTATTAATGTCACTGAAGCCAAACACCTAAGAAATGAATTAGCCAGAGAATCCCAATTCTATGGCTCTATGGATGGAGCAATGAAGTTTGTTAAGGGAGATGCAATTGCGGGAATTATTATTGCTATTATCAATATTATTGGTGGCTTAACCATAGGAACACTTCAGATGGGTATGGACCTCACCGAAGCCCTTGAGACATTTACTATTCTTACTATTGGTGATGGATTAGTCAGTCAAATCCCGGCTCTCATTATTTCTATCTCTGCCGGGATGGTGGTGACCCGCGTGGCTTCAGAAGAGGTTACCTCTAATTTAGGTAAAGATATTGGGATGCAAATATTAACTCAACCTAAACCCATGGCTATTGTGGCGGCATTACTTTTCGGATTTGCCATTATTCCAGGACTGCCTTTTTTCCCCTTCTTTCTTCTTTCTCTTGTGACCGCAGCCATTGCCCTGGGGCTTTTTAAAACTAATAAGATACAAGCAGAGAAAATGAAATTAGAAAAACAGCTAAAACCTGCTCAAGTAGAAGAACAAAAAGGCGGTTTTCTTCCTGTGAGTCCATTGGTTTTAGAAGTAAGCGAATCTTTAACCCCCTTAGTAGATAGTCAAAGTGATGGAGGAATTTTCTTGAATGAAACAATTCCTAAAATGCGAGAGATTTTATTCTACGAGACAGGGGTTCAATTCCCACCCATAAGAATAAGGGGTGGAAACACAAATTTAGCCCCTGAGATGTATGTCATAAAAATTAATGAGGTCCCTTTAATTACTGGTCGTATGAGACCAGGAATGTGTTTAGTTAATGAAGAAAGTGCTACCCTTAAATTGTTGAATATTCCCGCTGATGAGACGATAAATCCTGCTGATGGTTCTTCTGTTTGCTGGATTTCAGAAGAGCAAAAAGAGATAGTTAGAAAAGCAGGATATAAGGTTTGGGAAACAACAGAAATAATGGTTTTACACTTAAACGGTGTTCTGCGTCGATACAGTTACGAGTTTTTAGGTCTTCAGGAGGTAAAAACTATCCTTGAAAACACCGAGAAGGTTTATCCTGCAGTAGTAGAAACGGTCGTCCCTAAGATAATAAATTTACTCCAACTAACAGATATTTTGCAACGCTTACTCCAGGAAGATATTTCTATCCGTGATATGAGAACTATCTTACAATCCATCGCAGAATGGGGAGCAGTAGAAAAGGATACAGTAATGTTAACCGAATATGTTCGTCAGGGCTTAAAAAGATACATCACTCATAAATATACCGCAGGTAAAGAAATACTCTTTGTCTATCTTTTAGATCCTCAAATAGAAGAGATGGTTTCTAATGCTATTCAACATACGCCCTCAGGTAATTACTTAGCCCTTGTTCCTGAAATTACTTATGAGATCTTAGATGCGATAAAAAAGGAAATTCAAAACCTCCCAGCCACGGCTCAAAAACCAGTTATTCTTACCAGTCAAGAGATCAGACGCTATGTCCGTAAATTAGTAGAGATACAATTCCCTCATTTAGCGGTTTTATCGTATCAAGAACTGACACCTGAAATTACTATTCAACCACTAGGTAGAATAAAGATCAAATAG
- a CDS encoding serine/threonine-protein kinase, whose protein sequence is MSNPEAIDFTKVNSEDKKMLFKLGTLEITEKLGEGGMGTVYKAVKKELGGVPRAVKVLSGKYYQQEEIVERFKREAKILANLQHPNIVTIHNINIQNPPYYIEMEYIDGFNLKEIKSKVEKIPFLMILIIADEVCNALIEAHEGTGTSPNNRPIIHRDIKPSNIMIAKTGRIILTDFGIAKICAEDKNALLTSVGTSIGTYEYMSPEQREGGYCIDPRTDIYSLGIVMYEMLTGKRHYQEKVELPRDKKMNKLKMIIDKAIKEDPKDRYQSVSEMHEDIKDLLFKSRIKDKTEEVLKFLSQRGMIEPRKKTGILESEWKRKKIHKGIMVIAFVVVILVLFVFYFYFFPHKSSIIINSDIPGIEVTIDGKKLPPTSQEYIKLDGISKGKHIIEVRLTTKKVDSVKVEIEIDEPQELVEVEFLPKIINKQ, encoded by the coding sequence ATGAGTAATCCAGAAGCTATAGATTTTACCAAAGTTAATAGTGAAGATAAAAAAATGTTATTTAAATTAGGAACCCTGGAAATTACTGAAAAGCTTGGTGAAGGAGGAATGGGAACGGTCTATAAAGCAGTTAAAAAAGAGTTAGGTGGAGTTCCACGAGCAGTTAAAGTTTTGTCAGGAAAATATTATCAACAGGAAGAGATTGTAGAAAGGTTTAAAAGGGAAGCAAAGATATTAGCTAACCTTCAACATCCTAATATTGTCACTATCCATAATATCAATATTCAAAATCCCCCTTATTATATTGAAATGGAATATATTGATGGATTTAATCTCAAGGAGATAAAAAGCAAAGTTGAAAAAATTCCCTTTCTAATGATTCTTATTATCGCAGATGAGGTTTGCAATGCATTAATTGAGGCTCACGAAGGCACTGGAACATCTCCAAATAACAGACCAATTATCCATAGAGACATAAAACCCAGTAATATTATGATTGCCAAAACAGGTAGAATAATTCTAACAGATTTTGGTATTGCAAAGATTTGTGCAGAAGATAAAAATGCTCTCTTAACTTCTGTGGGCACAAGTATAGGGACATATGAATATATGTCGCCTGAACAACGGGAAGGTGGATATTGTATAGATCCACGAACTGATATCTATTCCTTAGGGATAGTTATGTATGAAATGCTTACGGGAAAAAGACATTATCAAGAAAAAGTAGAATTACCCCGGGACAAAAAGATGAATAAATTAAAGATGATTATTGATAAAGCTATCAAAGAAGACCCTAAAGATAGATATCAAAGTGTAAGCGAGATGCATGAAGATATCAAAGATTTACTTTTCAAGTCTCGGATAAAAGATAAAACAGAAGAAGTGCTTAAGTTTTTATCCCAGAGGGGAATGATAGAACCAAGAAAGAAAACAGGGATTTTGGAATCAGAGTGGAAAAGGAAGAAAATCCATAAAGGAATAATGGTTATTGCTTTTGTGGTCGTCATCCTTGTGTTATTTGTTTTTTATTTTTATTTCTTCCCTCATAAAAGCTCTATAATTATCAATTCTGATATTCCGGGGATTGAAGTAACTATAGATGGAAAGAAATTACCACCAACCTCACAAGAATATATTAAACTCGATGGGATATCTAAGGGTAAACATATAATTGAAGTAAGATTGACTACTAAAAAAGTGGATAGTGTCAAAGTGGAGATAGAAATTGATGAACCTCAGGAGTTAGTAGAGGTAGAGTTCCTTCCAAAGATTATCAATAAACAATAA
- a CDS encoding carboxypeptidase-like regulatory domain-containing protein — protein MEIKRVILMMALLGFSFGQLISLSGCGPIKVTGKVIDIETGKQTPLKGIEVKIIVEGEDTPIATTITNEIGEFTFQNLKLEEEKRYNLICEGPTFDKREIRINPTEQEPITIVVTLNYAIEGRITTFTTEPIPQATVFLLTEDKKEVARRSSDSNGKFSFSNFKYNKVNLRVECQNYIPCESEDVITLQRGAKMELENDIQLEKILTPTYEIGTITVNKIKVKVPPVIH, from the coding sequence ATGGAAATTAAAAGGGTTATTTTAATGATGGCTTTACTGGGATTTTCTTTTGGACAACTCATTAGCTTGAGTGGTTGTGGACCTATAAAGGTTACTGGTAAAGTGATAGATATTGAAACAGGAAAACAAACACCTCTAAAAGGGATAGAAGTAAAAATAATAGTCGAAGGAGAAGACACACCTATTGCTACAACAATTACTAATGAGATTGGAGAATTTACATTTCAAAACTTAAAGTTAGAAGAAGAGAAAAGATATAACTTAATATGTGAGGGACCCACCTTTGATAAAAGGGAGATAAGAATTAACCCAACAGAACAAGAGCCTATTACTATTGTTGTTACGCTTAATTATGCAATTGAAGGAAGAATTACTACCTTTACCACAGAACCAATTCCTCAAGCAACGGTATTTCTTCTTACAGAAGATAAAAAGGAAGTTGCTCGTCGTTCATCAGATTCTAACGGGAAGTTCTCCTTTTCTAACTTTAAGTATAATAAAGTCAATTTGAGAGTTGAATGTCAAAATTATATCCCTTGTGAATCCGAAGATGTAATTACCCTGCAGAGGGGAGCAAAAATGGAATTAGAGAATGATATTCAATTGGAAAAGATTCTTACCCCTACTTATGAGATTGGAACAATCACTGTTAATAAAATAAAGGTAAAAGTTCCTCCAGTTATTCATTAG
- a CDS encoding tetratricopeptide repeat protein has translation MAEEVKTSPINLESLGEFIRGEITLQELHQIHGDDLMDLARAGEMLFAQGQLDQAQIAFEGLTALNPHIGHFHTALGCIYFRQQKKDEALTEYSLAIEKNPNDIDAYANRGELRLTNGDIEGALNDLNQAISLDPQQDVSKKNPVAMRALTLAMALKETITQQSANQ, from the coding sequence ATGGCAGAAGAAGTTAAAACCAGTCCAATAAATCTTGAATCACTGGGTGAATTCATCCGTGGAGAGATTACCCTTCAGGAATTACACCAAATACATGGGGATGATTTGATGGATCTGGCCAGGGCAGGGGAGATGCTATTTGCTCAAGGGCAATTAGACCAGGCACAGATAGCCTTTGAAGGATTAACCGCTTTAAATCCTCATATTGGCCACTTTCATACTGCTCTTGGCTGTATCTATTTTAGACAACAGAAAAAGGATGAAGCCCTAACAGAGTATAGCTTAGCCATTGAGAAGAATCCAAATGATATTGATGCTTATGCTAATCGTGGGGAGCTACGATTAACTAATGGTGATATTGAAGGTGCATTAAATGACCTTAATCAGGCAATTTCCCTTGACCCTCAACAGGATGTCTCTAAAAAGAACCCGGTAGCTATGCGAGCGTTAACCTTAGCTATGGCTCTTAAAGAAACTATTACCCAACAAAGTGCTAACCAATAG
- a CDS encoding DUF4398 domain-containing protein, whose protein sequence is MKIVRIFLIGILIIGIMSLLLRGYYKQPPLSVSIDREITNKNEITVSGTTDNKSLVKIYVSFKDKGILTSFAKPDSKTGSFEKKLMLVNKDSLLTTPQLQADEGTYTIEFCAKNPMGRKTTMVRDVIVDKTPPMLTILQPPTEIYKIEDRSIEIAGKTEPKSKVEVFIHENIKEIPIDSDGKFSITVFLTEKDNEITIKASDSVENSTSTQLMIEAISKVDEEEKKALSAISEAQRAIGKAKKSEAGRYAPEQLRDAEDFLNKAEKTYQDKNYSQALIMANESARKAKESEEKAYLVNRVVTSISNANALIRKAEDSGAEKYAPAMLKDAKNLLAQTEKALDEKNYSQALNLANRALEKAREAKEKAKEEAEQEAKRKAVESAISMANEAIKAAKKAEAEKYAPAMLSEAKKLLAQAKEALNVRNYSDSLGFANRASEKAREAKEESYQKAKEEAEQEVKRKEAESAISMANEAIEAAEKAEAEKYAPAMLSEAKKLLAQAKEALNVRNYSDSLGFANRASEKAREAKEESYQKAKEEAEQEVKRKEAESAISMANKAIEAAEKAEAEKYAPAMLKDAKNLLAQAEKALDEKNYSRALNLANGASEKAREAEEKKKGEEKKTDVESAKEPIKEVVKKPEEKKPEEKKEVFSGTPFQQALTYRDNKNYSKAVEIFSQIKPNEPNYLEAEWNIAILYVIYLERIDEAVDILDKIWRLNNKAENAFISFYKGIAYYKKAENIPKLRKKEAIEEFNKAINYLEDAYRLRRQFSTVTIKGVPFQIPSKNIQDIKYYIALSYYNMNDKNKAIDAFREYLNYDYKDPEDANQAEKILNTLIIR, encoded by the coding sequence TTGAAAATCGTAAGAATATTTTTGATAGGTATTTTAATCATAGGAATTATGTCTCTGCTTTTAAGAGGATATTATAAACAGCCTCCTTTATCCGTTAGTATTGATAGAGAAATTACTAACAAAAATGAGATAACAGTTTCGGGGACAACTGATAATAAAAGTCTGGTAAAGATATATGTATCTTTTAAAGATAAAGGAATTTTAACTTCCTTTGCAAAACCAGATTCTAAAACTGGATCTTTTGAGAAAAAGTTGATGTTGGTAAATAAAGACTCGTTACTTACTACTCCTCAACTTCAGGCTGATGAAGGAACATATACTATTGAATTCTGTGCTAAAAATCCTATGGGAAGAAAAACCACAATGGTAAGAGATGTAATAGTTGACAAAACTCCTCCTATGTTAACAATTTTACAGCCACCTACTGAAATATATAAAATAGAAGATAGAAGTATAGAAATAGCAGGAAAGACAGAACCCAAATCAAAGGTGGAAGTCTTTATCCATGAAAATATAAAAGAGATACCAATTGATTCTGATGGAAAATTTAGCATTACGGTTTTCCTTACAGAAAAAGATAATGAAATTACAATAAAAGCCTCTGATAGTGTAGAAAATTCTACCAGTACACAATTGATGATAGAAGCTATTTCTAAGGTGGATGAAGAAGAGAAGAAGGCGCTCTCTGCGATTTCAGAGGCTCAAAGGGCTATTGGAAAAGCTAAGAAATCTGAAGCAGGAAGATATGCTCCAGAACAATTGAGGGATGCAGAAGATTTCCTGAATAAGGCAGAAAAAACTTATCAAGATAAAAACTACTCCCAGGCATTAATCATGGCTAATGAATCAGCAAGGAAAGCAAAGGAATCAGAAGAAAAAGCATATTTAGTTAATCGAGTGGTAACATCTATCTCAAACGCTAATGCATTAATTAGGAAGGCAGAGGATAGTGGAGCAGAAAAATATGCTCCTGCTATGTTAAAGGACGCAAAAAATCTGTTGGCTCAAACAGAAAAAGCTTTAGATGAGAAAAATTATTCCCAGGCTTTAAATCTTGCCAATAGAGCCTTAGAAAAGGCAAGAGAGGCTAAAGAAAAGGCAAAAGAGGAGGCTGAACAAGAGGCAAAGAGAAAGGCGGTTGAAAGTGCTATTTCAATGGCAAATGAAGCCATTAAAGCCGCAAAGAAGGCTGAAGCAGAAAAATATGCTCCTGCTATGTTAAGTGAGGCAAAAAAGCTACTTGCTCAAGCAAAAGAAGCCCTAAATGTTAGAAATTATTCTGACTCTTTAGGATTTGCCAATAGAGCTTCAGAAAAGGCAAGAGAGGCTAAAGAAGAATCTTATCAAAAGGCAAAAGAGGAGGCTGAACAAGAGGTAAAGAGAAAGGAGGCTGAAAGTGCTATTTCAATGGCAAATGAAGCCATTGAAGCCGCAGAGAAGGCTGAAGCAGAAAAATATGCCCCTGCTATGTTAAGTGAGGCAAAAAAGCTACTTGCTCAAGCAAAAGAAGCCCTAAATGTTAGAAATTATTCTGACTCTTTAGGATTTGCCAATAGAGCCTCAGAAAAGGCAAGAGAGGCTAAAGAAGAATCTTATCAAAAGGCAAAAGAGGAGGCTGAACAAGAGGTAAAGAGAAAGGAGGCTGAAAGTGCTATTTCAATGGCAAATAAAGCCATTGAAGCCGCAGAGAAGGCTGAAGCAGAAAAATATGCCCCTGCTATGTTAAAGGACGCAAAAAATCTGTTGGCTCAGGCAGAAAAAGCTTTAGATGAGAAAAATTATTCCCGGGCTTTAAATCTTGCCAATGGAGCCTCAGAAAAGGCAAGAGAGGCTGAAGAGAAGAAAAAGGGTGAAGAAAAAAAGACGGATGTTGAAAGTGCTAAAGAACCTATCAAAGAGGTGGTTAAAAAACCAGAGGAGAAAAAACCAGAGGAGAAAAAGGAAGTATTCTCAGGGACGCCTTTTCAGCAGGCCCTCACCTACAGGGATAACAAAAACTATTCTAAGGCAGTGGAGATATTTAGCCAAATAAAGCCCAATGAACCAAATTACCTTGAGGCAGAATGGAATATTGCCATTTTGTATGTGATTTATCTTGAAAGAATAGATGAGGCAGTGGATATATTAGATAAAATTTGGAGACTAAATAATAAAGCTGAAAACGCTTTTATTTCATTTTATAAAGGAATTGCTTATTATAAAAAGGCAGAAAATATACCTAAACTAAGAAAAAAAGAAGCTATAGAAGAATTCAATAAAGCTATCAATTACTTAGAAGATGCATATCGTCTAAGACGGCAGTTTAGTACGGTGACAATTAAAGGAGTCCCATTTCAAATACCATCAAAAAATATTCAGGATATCAAGTATTATATAGCTTTATCATATTATAATATGAACGATAAGAATAAGGCCATAGATGCATTTAGAGAGTATCTTAATTATGATTATAAAGACCCAGAAGATGCTAATCAAGCTGAAAAAATACTCAATACTCTAATAATAAGATGA
- a CDS encoding tetratricopeptide repeat protein — protein sequence MRHLKLFKTYFILFIYGMLLIGCSGTPKRLTSSTLAQHHNDIGVSYLEQNRYDEAIKEFEIAIELQKNFVQAYNNLGLSYLKKGWLDRALNTFILAIKINPSWAELYNNRGIVYFHKNMDEKAIHDFKKAISLNSNYPEAYYNLGMIYSKRELNEQAIEMLMKAIEINCNYLQAHNAIGLIYLKNGLYEKAEMRFKVALEIEPQYEMAYFNLGLLYEAQQKDTEALEEYKKLLQINPNHSQAYYQIGKLCLKHKLYDEAISKFEAVLRIEPKNSDAYQQIELAKREKTLSIERQR from the coding sequence ATGAGGCATTTAAAACTGTTTAAAACTTACTTTATTCTATTTATCTATGGGATGTTACTTATTGGCTGTAGTGGAACCCCAAAAAGGTTAACCTCTTCTACATTAGCTCAACACCATAATGATATAGGGGTATCTTATTTAGAACAAAACCGTTATGATGAAGCAATTAAAGAGTTTGAAATAGCTATTGAACTCCAGAAGAATTTTGTGCAAGCTTACAATAACCTTGGCTTAAGTTATCTAAAGAAAGGCTGGTTAGATCGAGCGCTGAATACTTTTATATTAGCCATTAAGATTAATCCCTCTTGGGCGGAATTATATAATAATAGAGGCATAGTATATTTTCACAAAAACATGGATGAGAAAGCCATCCATGATTTTAAAAAGGCTATTTCTCTTAATTCTAACTATCCAGAGGCATATTATAATCTTGGGATGATTTATTCTAAGAGAGAATTAAACGAACAAGCTATAGAGATGCTGATGAAAGCCATAGAGATTAATTGTAATTATTTACAGGCTCATAATGCTATCGGGCTTATCTACCTGAAAAATGGACTCTATGAGAAAGCAGAAATGAGATTTAAGGTAGCCCTGGAGATTGAGCCTCAATATGAAATGGCTTATTTCAACTTAGGACTTCTCTATGAAGCCCAACAAAAGGATACGGAGGCATTAGAAGAGTATAAAAAATTGCTTCAAATTAACCCTAATCATTCCCAGGCATATTATCAAATAGGTAAGTTATGTCTGAAGCATAAATTATATGATGAGGCGATAAGTAAATTTGAAGCGGTTTTGAGGATTGAGCCTAAAAATAGTGACGCTTACCAACAAATTGAATTAGCTAAGAGAGAAAAAACGCTTTCCATAGAGAGGCAAAGATGA
- a CDS encoding tetratricopeptide repeat protein codes for MSKRYMYKNRICLIILLLCCSISIISCAKRKSKADEIFSYYQQAKEAFFEQSDFEKADTLLKNVLKLNPKFKADYFNFMLGYIYESKHLYNEAIAHYSKELETNKRKEVKDKEIYQFSLLYLARTYFEAGLLYKKFFNLAVNSQINYYNTKLLLRKEVITTQSLKLKPENINHLLYFRGLCYYLRGDLNEAVSDLRKVDIKSTLYLKALIKLGACYYKLGKIKEAEQTWKEVYSYSKDPIILNELGYTYAELGIKERFNQTQEWANQVPLEKGRKSLCLIHFKNNKIDKALELLKEIQLEIPDLVEERGAYISRDSNRKVKYITNFYNPAMLNHKADIYFTMAIKYYKNYLELAKNKDLIYHQIGLSQFHSNQLKDAILTFSQLINDATDTKIKAMSQINLGTCYYLDDRKEKAFSIWDNLYRNSVRDHEMLSQIGVTYARLKIRLEDALSLCEIPEARIPGELSWNLGIVYFQKGLNESKIEYFSESIGYLEKNHTQKGGYTLEIDDPSLLLDLASAYYNRRLFRTATSIIFSFRQYYPEVDQIFNPFQVVSELKGMEGINWKINWKEIGL; via the coding sequence ATGTCCAAAAGATATATGTATAAAAATAGGATATGTTTAATTATATTATTACTTTGCTGTAGTATTTCAATAATCTCGTGTGCAAAAAGAAAAAGTAAAGCTGATGAAATATTCTCTTATTATCAACAAGCAAAAGAGGCTTTCTTTGAACAAAGTGATTTTGAAAAGGCAGACACTTTATTAAAGAATGTCCTTAAACTGAACCCTAAATTTAAAGCTGATTATTTCAACTTTATGCTTGGTTATATCTATGAGTCGAAACATCTTTATAATGAGGCGATTGCTCACTACTCTAAGGAACTTGAAACTAATAAAAGAAAAGAAGTTAAAGATAAAGAGATTTATCAATTTTCCTTGCTTTACTTAGCAAGGACATATTTCGAAGCAGGACTACTATACAAGAAATTTTTTAATTTGGCTGTTAATTCACAAATTAATTATTATAATACAAAGTTGCTTCTAAGAAAAGAAGTTATCACTACCCAAAGTCTAAAGTTAAAACCAGAAAATATCAATCATCTACTATACTTCAGAGGACTTTGTTATTATCTGCGTGGAGATTTGAATGAAGCGGTTAGTGACTTGAGGAAGGTGGATATTAAATCTACTCTTTATTTGAAGGCACTAATAAAATTAGGTGCTTGCTATTACAAGTTGGGAAAGATTAAAGAGGCTGAGCAAACATGGAAGGAAGTATATTCTTACTCGAAAGACCCTATTATTCTGAATGAACTGGGATATACTTATGCTGAATTAGGCATAAAAGAGAGGTTTAATCAAACACAAGAATGGGCTAACCAGGTCCCATTGGAAAAAGGGAGAAAATCTCTTTGTTTAATACACTTTAAAAATAATAAAATAGACAAAGCACTTGAATTACTAAAGGAAATTCAACTTGAAATCCCTGACTTAGTAGAAGAAAGAGGAGCATACATAAGTAGAGACTCAAATAGGAAGGTCAAGTATATTACCAACTTCTATAACCCGGCTATGTTAAATCATAAAGCAGACATTTATTTTACCATGGCTATCAAATACTATAAGAATTACCTAGAGTTAGCTAAAAATAAAGATTTAATATATCATCAAATAGGGTTATCTCAATTTCATTCTAATCAGCTAAAAGATGCTATCTTGACTTTTAGCCAACTTATAAATGATGCTACCGATACAAAAATCAAAGCTATGAGCCAAATTAACTTAGGAACTTGTTATTATTTAGATGATAGAAAAGAAAAGGCTTTTAGTATTTGGGATAATCTCTACCGAAATAGTGTGAGAGACCATGAAATGTTAAGTCAGATTGGGGTTACCTATGCCAGGTTGAAAATAAGGTTAGAAGATGCCCTTAGCCTTTGTGAAATTCCTGAAGCAAGGATTCCAGGAGAGCTATCATGGAATCTTGGAATTGTTTATTTTCAGAAGGGATTAAATGAGTCAAAGATAGAATATTTTTCAGAGTCTATTGGGTATTTAGAAAAAAATCATACGCAGAAAGGTGGCTATACCCTGGAAATAGACGACCCTTCGTTATTATTGGATTTAGCAAGCGCCTATTACAATCGAAGATTATTTCGGACAGCAACCTCTATCATCTTTTCCTTTAGACAGTATTATCCTGAAGTTGACCAAATATTTAATCCATTTCAGGTAGTATCAGAACTCAAAGGGATGGAAGGTATAAACTGGAAAATAAACTGGAAAGAAATAGGTCTATGA